A stretch of the Bacteroidota bacterium genome encodes the following:
- a CDS encoding DUF2461 domain-containing protein codes for MNINDILAFLKDLSANNSKEWMDKEKSRYLAVRDFWMDQVAEMLDRLSIYDELLHGIQPKDTVHRIYNNRRFQPDKPVYKDNFTFTPYLKIAHASFHLSISPGRSFVGGGLYRPPADLLANVRRFVAQNGKELQEIVTENRFVNFYGCLDSSEETLRTAPKGFPKDHEYIEFLKMKSFISLKTLSTNEVTAGGLIDLVEESYLANKPLIDYLNEALSDEGINRTV; via the coding sequence GTGAATATTAACGATATACTGGCTTTTTTGAAAGACCTTTCAGCGAATAATTCAAAAGAGTGGATGGACAAAGAGAAGAGCAGATACCTCGCTGTCAGAGATTTCTGGATGGATCAGGTGGCTGAAATGCTCGACAGACTCTCGATTTACGACGAGCTACTGCACGGGATACAACCGAAGGACACAGTCCACAGAATCTACAACAACCGGAGATTTCAGCCCGACAAACCGGTCTATAAAGACAATTTCACTTTCACACCGTATCTGAAGATTGCTCATGCATCATTTCATCTTTCCATCAGTCCCGGCAGGTCGTTTGTTGGTGGGGGACTATACCGTCCACCTGCTGACCTGCTCGCAAATGTGAGAAGATTCGTGGCACAAAACGGCAAGGAACTTCAAGAAATTGTGACTGAAAACCGTTTTGTCAATTTCTATGGATGCCTCGATTCAAGCGAAGAAACTCTCAGGACTGCTCCCAAAGGATTCCCAAAAGATCATGAATACATCGAATTTCTTAAGATGAAAAGTTTTATTTCGCTTAAAACGCTTTCAACTAATGAGGTTACGGCAGGTGGGCTGATCGATCTGGTTGAAGAATCATATCTGGCAAATAAACCCCTTATAGATTATCTGAATGAGGCATTAAGCGACGAGGGCATAAACAGAACCGTCTGA
- a CDS encoding PAS domain-containing sensor histidine kinase, whose amino-acid sequence MVDYNDMSKNDLIKLISGLKEEVDRLKTAEKKRSGEAALSGITDLEENIYITTAEYSEILHRIPAGIYIFLITAAGEMSFVYGSSKYCEMLQIRKEELLSNPEVVMDKVHPDDRPSLDEANRQAWLNKKPFRWEGRCKIEGEMKWVRIESIPTILPNGDSYWNGIMFDISEQKKFESALISSEEKFRSLFENMIEGSAVHELIYDESSTPYDYRILDVNPSFEKILGLKKESILNKTSREAYGIADPPFLDIYTKTVATGEPVVFETSYPPLNKYFSISVYKTDSSGFATIFQDITERKKWEDALNKKNEELERFVKEKEKFFSIIAHDLRSPFLGLLGLTEILADDAAEMEKDVLLKFSKSVHNNAQNIFELLKNLLEWSQMQKGSMPFDRTVFSLNSIIESNIESLAERASQKEVQIVNKFTDPVNVIADKNMINSVILNLLTNAIKFSKRGGYICFDIEALDDTMVEVSVRDTGVGMDSERLAKLFHPGEKTGSKGTDGEAGTGLGLLLCKEFVEKNGGTIRVESKEGAGSKFSFTLRRSTGN is encoded by the coding sequence ATGGTAGATTATAATGACATGTCTAAAAATGATCTGATCAAACTGATCAGTGGACTTAAGGAAGAGGTCGACAGGTTAAAAACCGCCGAAAAAAAGAGATCCGGTGAAGCCGCTTTATCAGGGATAACAGATCTGGAAGAGAATATATATATCACTACTGCCGAGTACTCCGAGATACTTCACCGTATACCGGCGGGAATCTATATTTTCCTTATTACTGCCGCCGGTGAAATGAGTTTCGTGTACGGGAGCAGCAAATACTGCGAAATGCTTCAGATAAGGAAGGAAGAACTTCTTTCGAATCCTGAGGTTGTGATGGACAAAGTACACCCCGATGACCGCCCTTCTCTTGATGAAGCAAACAGACAAGCCTGGCTGAATAAAAAACCTTTCCGCTGGGAGGGGAGGTGTAAGATCGAGGGTGAGATGAAATGGGTCCGAATTGAGTCCATCCCAACCATTTTGCCGAACGGTGATTCATACTGGAACGGTATCATGTTCGATATTTCAGAGCAAAAAAAGTTTGAGTCAGCGCTCATTTCAAGTGAAGAGAAATTCAGGTCACTGTTCGAAAATATGATCGAAGGGTCTGCAGTACATGAATTAATCTATGATGAATCATCAACTCCATACGATTACAGGATACTTGATGTAAATCCTTCTTTCGAGAAAATACTTGGTTTGAAGAAGGAGAGCATCCTGAATAAAACGAGTCGTGAGGCGTATGGCATAGCCGACCCTCCATTCCTGGATATTTACACTAAAACAGTTGCAACAGGTGAGCCGGTTGTCTTCGAAACCTCGTACCCCCCTCTCAATAAATACTTTTCAATTTCTGTATATAAAACAGACTCGAGTGGTTTTGCCACAATATTTCAGGATATTACGGAAAGAAAAAAATGGGAAGACGCTCTCAACAAAAAGAATGAAGAGCTTGAACGGTTTGTGAAAGAGAAAGAAAAGTTTTTCTCGATAATAGCCCATGATCTCAGAAGTCCGTTTCTTGGATTATTGGGATTGACCGAGATACTCGCTGATGACGCAGCGGAGATGGAGAAAGATGTACTCCTCAAGTTCAGCAAAAGTGTCCACAATAATGCGCAAAATATTTTTGAGCTCCTAAAAAATCTGCTCGAATGGTCTCAAATGCAAAAGGGTTCAATGCCTTTCGACCGGACTGTGTTCAGTCTGAACTCGATTATTGAAAGTAATATCGAATCTCTGGCAGAAAGAGCATCACAAAAGGAAGTTCAGATTGTCAACAAATTTACTGATCCTGTGAATGTAATCGCTGATAAAAACATGATTAATTCCGTCATACTGAATCTGCTGACTAATGCAATCAAATTCTCAAAAAGGGGTGGATATATCTGTTTTGACATCGAGGCTCTGGATGATACTATGGTTGAAGTATCTGTGAGAGATACAGGAGTCGGAATGGACAGTGAAAGATTGGCAAAACTTTTCCATCCGGGAGAAAAAACCGGTTCAAAAGGGACAGACGGTGAAGCAGGAACAGGTCTGGGATTGCTCCTTTGTAAGGAATTCGTTGAAAAAAATGGAGGAACTATCCGGGTTGAAAGCAAGGAGGGTGCAGGAAGTAAATTCTCATTCACTTTGAGAAGATCAACCGGCAACTAA
- a CDS encoding TM2 domain-containing protein, producing MTEQKPVQSKVTMILVCLFLGGLGIHRLMMGYSNWWLQLITLGGCGIWSLIDLIQIITGSMKMADGRDLV from the coding sequence ATGACAGAACAGAAACCAGTTCAATCAAAGGTAACCATGATCCTCGTTTGTCTTTTTCTCGGAGGACTTGGTATTCATCGTCTTATGATGGGCTATTCCAACTGGTGGTTGCAGTTAATCACGCTTGGTGGTTGCGGTATTTGGTCACTGATAGATCTTATTCAGATCATCACCGGCAGCATGAAAATGGCTGACGGAAGAGACCTCGTATAA
- a CDS encoding NAD(P)-dependent alcohol dehydrogenase, translated as MRTIIYSKYGPPSVLQLKEQEKPSPNDNEILVKIMATTVATADIRIRKADPWVARLVYGLSAPKKQILGIEFSGIVEETGKNVTLFKKDDEIFGSAGFDFGTYAEYRCFPENAIISHKPKNISFEEAATIAFGGLTSLYFLQKGNIKKGDKVLIHGASGSLGTAAVQIANDLGAEVTAVCSGSNSDLVRSLGAHFTVDYTKEDFTKNGKKYDVIYCTVGKSPFRGCVKSLKDGGRYLRAVHHSPVDFFRGLWTNLTTKVKVTGGIVKETTENLNFLATQIANGKYRPVIDRIYPLEETAAAHEYAEKGHKKGNVVIKILQ; from the coding sequence ATGCGAACAATAATTTATTCGAAATATGGTCCCCCCTCGGTACTTCAACTTAAGGAACAGGAAAAACCCTCCCCCAACGACAACGAGATTTTAGTTAAGATAATGGCTACAACGGTTGCCACGGCTGACATTAGAATCAGAAAAGCAGACCCGTGGGTAGCAAGATTAGTGTATGGTCTTTCCGCTCCAAAAAAGCAAATCCTGGGCATTGAGTTTTCAGGAATTGTTGAGGAGACGGGTAAAAATGTTACTCTGTTCAAAAAAGATGACGAGATTTTCGGATCAGCGGGATTTGATTTCGGTACTTACGCTGAATACCGCTGCTTCCCTGAAAACGCAATTATATCCCATAAACCAAAGAATATTTCATTTGAAGAGGCTGCAACCATTGCATTTGGCGGACTGACCAGTCTTTACTTCCTGCAAAAAGGAAATATAAAAAAGGGGGATAAAGTGTTGATCCATGGTGCTTCGGGGAGTCTTGGTACGGCGGCGGTTCAAATAGCGAACGATTTGGGTGCGGAAGTGACGGCTGTATGCAGCGGTTCCAATTCCGACCTGGTCAGATCGCTGGGAGCACACTTCACAGTGGATTATACAAAAGAGGATTTTACGAAGAATGGTAAAAAATATGATGTTATTTATTGTACAGTCGGGAAAAGCCCGTTTAGGGGATGTGTAAAATCATTGAAAGACGGCGGGCGATATTTGCGAGCGGTTCATCATAGTCCCGTGGATTTTTTCAGGGGATTGTGGACGAACCTGACAACAAAGGTGAAAGTGACCGGGGGTATTGTAAAGGAGACCACGGAGAATCTAAACTTTCTGGCAACACAGATTGCAAATGGAAAGTATCGACCGGTAATCGACAGAATTTATCCGCTTGAGGAAACTGCAGCGGCCCACGAATATGCGGAAAAAGGACACAAAAAAGGGAATGTAGTCATCAAAATTTTGCAGTGA
- a CDS encoding histidine kinase — translation MIKPEMHPREAERLKELEEFSILDTMPEVEYDDITELASFICGTPISLVNLIDSNRQWFKSHFGIPFTEAPRELGMCSHAINHPGSIFIVPDARLDERFHDNPNVLANPPILFYAGVPLVTASGLPMGTLCVIDHEPRVISEQNVRALIILAKQVVKLFELRKNKKALDLTIDDLEERNSELEKFAFVAAHDIKSPLGSMSALSQMLLEEYSERVDNDAKEMLQAIRWSADKLRSLVDGILEHSRSQGFAKMSKENLNLDHFLKETLALIPAAKETDLILPEAGKEIVVNKTGLQQVLLNLISNGIKYNDSDRVQMEIGFSESERFYHFFVSDNGRGISPQFKDKIFEIFTVLSTRDRFGGRGNGIGLATVKKLVEGMGGVITVDSEPGRGTRFDFTVSK, via the coding sequence ATGATAAAACCTGAGATGCATCCCCGGGAAGCGGAAAGATTAAAAGAACTTGAAGAATTTTCAATTCTTGATACGATGCCTGAAGTGGAATATGATGATATAACCGAACTCGCATCGTTCATCTGTGGAACACCAATTTCTCTGGTGAATCTGATAGATTCAAACCGTCAATGGTTTAAATCTCATTTCGGAATTCCATTTACTGAAGCTCCGAGAGAGTTGGGGATGTGTTCCCACGCGATTAACCATCCCGGATCGATTTTTATTGTACCTGATGCAAGACTGGACGAAAGATTTCACGACAACCCAAATGTACTTGCAAACCCGCCGATACTCTTCTATGCAGGAGTACCATTGGTTACAGCGAGCGGGCTGCCAATGGGTACGCTATGTGTTATCGACCATGAGCCGAGAGTGATAAGTGAACAAAATGTCAGGGCTCTTATTATTCTTGCAAAACAGGTTGTTAAGCTCTTTGAACTGCGGAAGAACAAAAAAGCACTCGATTTGACAATTGACGATCTGGAGGAGAGAAATTCCGAACTGGAGAAATTCGCATTCGTTGCAGCACACGACATAAAATCGCCTCTTGGCAGTATGTCGGCACTCTCACAGATGTTACTCGAGGAATACAGTGAAAGAGTGGATAATGATGCCAAAGAGATGCTGCAGGCAATCCGATGGTCGGCAGACAAACTTCGAAGTCTGGTAGATGGCATTCTCGAACACAGCAGATCTCAGGGGTTTGCCAAAATGTCAAAGGAAAATCTAAACCTCGACCACTTCCTCAAAGAGACACTTGCCCTTATACCGGCGGCAAAAGAGACAGACCTGATTCTGCCCGAAGCCGGAAAGGAGATTGTAGTTAACAAAACCGGATTGCAGCAGGTATTGCTAAATCTGATTTCGAACGGAATAAAATATAACGACAGCGACCGGGTTCAGATGGAAATCGGGTTCAGTGAATCGGAAAGATTTTACCACTTTTTTGTCTCAGATAACGGGAGAGGTATTTCTCCTCAGTTTAAGGATAAAATCTTTGAGATTTTTACGGTTTTATCAACTCGTGACCGCTTTGGAGGAAGAGGAAACGGGATCGGACTCGCCACGGTGAAAAAACTGGTTGAAGGGATGGGTGGCGTTATTACAGTGGATTCAGAACCCGGCAGAGGGACCAGATTCGATTTTACGGTTTCCAAATAA
- a CDS encoding UbiA family prenyltransferase: protein MNRIEGSLTLIRPDLSVAAGICVVTGQLLALGAPASFLQTITGFFAVALISGAILAINDYFDVESDIINAPHRPIPSGMISKSEALVLFIVLLSVGLFLSYLLNIIAFTAGIVLAITGFLYNWRLKRTGFPGNLMVSFSVGMTFVFGGISVGLPFEKTVLFFGLLAAMLDLGEEISADAMDLEGDKKIQSKSLAIKFGRTRALKISSYIFGFVILLTVIPFVLGWFKIPFLIPFLVMDGVIILSVFRLLQSEGDEGRVYIKWIYRSSTAAILVFLVMRLAGV from the coding sequence ATGAACCGGATAGAAGGCAGTCTTACTCTCATTAGACCCGACCTCTCTGTTGCTGCGGGAATCTGTGTTGTGACAGGTCAACTTCTTGCTCTTGGAGCCCCTGCATCATTCCTGCAAACCATTACCGGGTTCTTCGCAGTCGCCCTGATCTCAGGTGCCATTCTGGCAATCAACGACTATTTCGATGTCGAGTCAGACATCATTAATGCTCCCCATCGCCCGATCCCTTCAGGGATGATCTCAAAATCAGAAGCTCTTGTACTTTTTATCGTTTTGCTTTCTGTTGGATTGTTCCTGAGTTACCTCTTAAATATTATTGCATTCACGGCAGGGATTGTTCTGGCGATCACTGGTTTTTTATACAACTGGAGACTGAAGCGAACGGGATTCCCCGGAAATCTTATGGTAAGCTTTTCCGTCGGGATGACTTTTGTATTTGGCGGAATTTCGGTTGGACTTCCTTTTGAGAAAACGGTTTTATTTTTTGGATTGCTTGCTGCCATGCTGGATTTGGGGGAGGAAATATCTGCCGATGCGATGGATTTGGAAGGCGATAAAAAAATTCAATCCAAATCTCTTGCTATCAAATTCGGACGAACCCGGGCATTAAAGATCAGCAGCTACATATTTGGTTTTGTTATACTTCTGACCGTTATCCCGTTTGTTTTGGGCTGGTTTAAGATTCCCTTCCTGATTCCTTTTCTCGTTATGGACGGGGTAATAATCCTTTCTGTGTTCCGGCTTCTTCAATCAGAAGGTGACGAGGGAAGGGTGTATATTAAATGGATATACCGGAGTTCCACAGCAGCAATTCTTGTTTTTCTCGTGATGCGACTTGCAGGAGTTTAG